A single genomic interval of Spirosoma taeanense harbors:
- the truB gene encoding tRNA pseudouridine(55) synthase TruB: MQPDEGQVILIDKPLTWTSFDVANKLKYACKFKKIGHAGTLDPLATGLLILCTGKMTKQIDQYQAQEKEYTGTLVLGKTTPSVDLETEFDAEFDLNGITSEQIQEAARQLTGEILQVPPIYSAVRVGGERLYEKARRGETAEIKSRQVTVSLFETSAERFPEVDFRIVCSKGTYIRSLVRDLGLLLQNGAYMSALRRTRIGSFWVHEADTIEGFISKCRAESTSANLPLSSSTL; this comes from the coding sequence ATGCAACCAGACGAAGGGCAGGTTATCTTGATTGACAAGCCGCTTACGTGGACGTCGTTTGACGTAGCCAATAAGCTGAAATACGCCTGTAAATTCAAAAAAATCGGTCATGCCGGAACGCTCGACCCACTGGCTACGGGCCTGTTGATTCTATGCACCGGCAAGATGACCAAGCAGATCGATCAGTATCAGGCGCAGGAGAAGGAATATACCGGTACGCTCGTGCTGGGCAAAACGACCCCCTCGGTTGACCTCGAAACCGAGTTCGACGCCGAATTTGATCTAAACGGCATTACGTCCGAACAGATTCAGGAAGCGGCCCGCCAGCTGACGGGCGAGATTCTGCAGGTGCCGCCGATTTACTCGGCTGTGCGGGTTGGCGGTGAACGGCTCTACGAAAAAGCCCGGCGGGGCGAGACAGCCGAGATAAAGAGCCGCCAGGTAACCGTATCGCTTTTCGAGACCAGCGCGGAGCGGTTTCCGGAGGTAGACTTCCGGATTGTCTGTTCCAAAGGCACGTATATTCGCAGCCTGGTGCGCGACCTGGGTCTGCTGCTTCAAAACGGGGCCTATATGAGTGCCCTGCGCCGAACCCGAATCGGTAGTTTCTGGGTTCACGAGGCCGACACGATTGAAGGTTTCATCAGCAAGTGCCGCGCCGAATCGACCAGTGCCAATCTGCCTCTATCTTCCTCAACGCTATGA
- a CDS encoding peptidoglycan-binding domain-containing protein, producing the protein MKLQEVIANGRTIHLKDLAFDAVLAGEIQTRLITLGCLDAPADGDFGPVSKLALRLYARQIGIQLDETIEVLLAQSLLDFSADTFMPLTLGNDFASRIIRYMQLRNFWVAKLPGFLNIVYVEGANEDGMPNADEFNKFNDRRIVIEIADNKPTIRMNVLATTEPGRFFTDKPENLLGAARIAFGQYKSWRVGLHKAQTPSAHKALVQVANVSVHRDLNKDGKRTGDKIDVGSGFGINQHSGFNADPNNIGRASAGCLVSRSTKDHEQFMKLVETDRRFSEASQGYKFISTIIAGDDLKNKIG; encoded by the coding sequence ATGAAACTTCAGGAAGTTATTGCCAATGGGCGTACGATACATCTGAAAGATCTGGCCTTTGACGCCGTTTTGGCGGGCGAGATTCAGACCCGGCTTATCACACTGGGTTGCCTGGACGCTCCGGCCGATGGAGACTTCGGTCCGGTGTCCAAACTGGCTTTACGTCTATACGCCCGTCAGATTGGAATTCAGCTCGATGAAACGATTGAAGTATTGCTGGCGCAGTCGTTACTCGATTTCAGCGCCGATACATTTATGCCCTTGACGTTAGGGAATGATTTTGCCAGCCGGATTATCCGGTATATGCAACTGCGGAATTTCTGGGTGGCTAAACTCCCTGGTTTTCTCAACATCGTTTACGTTGAAGGGGCCAATGAGGATGGGATGCCGAATGCCGATGAGTTCAATAAATTCAACGACCGACGTATAGTGATTGAAATCGCCGACAATAAACCCACTATACGGATGAATGTGCTGGCTACTACGGAGCCGGGCCGGTTCTTCACTGATAAACCCGAGAATTTATTGGGCGCAGCACGCATTGCGTTTGGACAGTATAAATCCTGGCGGGTGGGCCTTCATAAGGCACAGACGCCCTCAGCCCACAAAGCGTTGGTACAGGTCGCGAATGTATCGGTTCATCGAGACCTGAATAAAGATGGTAAACGTACCGGCGATAAAATTGACGTGGGGAGTGGTTTCGGCATTAATCAGCATTCAGGCTTTAACGCCGATCCAAACAACATCGGTCGCGCCAGCGCTGGCTGTCTGGTTAGCCGGAGCACCAAGGATCACGAGCAGTTTATGAAGCTGGTTGAAACAGACCGCCGTTTTAGTGAGGCCAGTCAAGGCTATAAATTTATCAGCACGATCATTGCCGGGGACGACCTGAAGAATAAGATCGGGTAA
- a CDS encoding trehalase family glycosidase codes for MNQRFQTILFCILWGTVMGQAQSSVWQSPDEQFGKLFQDVQTSGVFPDSKTFADATPRFSPNTVLANYEKARQNRKFSLKNFVEQQFVLTTDPPVLPTGKPNTGQSAQEYMTSLWPLLTRQANAASRPKSGSFIPLPKPYVVSNSRAAELTYWDSYFTMLGLQASGQTMLIRNLIDNFAYLIRTFGFVPASNRTYALSRSQPPVFALMVSLLSEVQGRRIVLKYLPELQLEYNFWMDGRTRLTARNPAYRRVARLAEGVYLNRYYDDWDTPRPEAYREDVELTRKLKDKEVPLFYRNLRAGAESGWAFSSRWLKDGKNLRSIRTTDLIPVDLNCLLLILERTLAEGYRLKGDTRRMRMYQILARQRHDAIQRYCWSDRRRFYFDYDFVAKKPATIYSAAAVLPLFVKITTPEQAQHVGQTLEREFLKAGGLMATTTTRSELTWDAPNVHASIQWFAIQGLRNYNLMELANRIKLNWTTENLRFYRATGTLPNTYDATSSGRSTSDEPLPQGYGPTNGVLLRLLKEN; via the coding sequence ATGAACCAACGTTTTCAAACCATCTTGTTTTGCATACTCTGGGGTACCGTAATGGGACAGGCTCAGTCCTCAGTCTGGCAATCACCCGACGAGCAGTTTGGGAAGTTATTCCAGGACGTACAGACTAGTGGCGTTTTCCCGGATTCAAAAACCTTTGCTGACGCTACGCCCAGGTTCTCTCCGAATACAGTTCTGGCGAATTATGAAAAGGCCCGTCAAAATCGAAAATTCAGTCTGAAAAATTTCGTTGAGCAGCAGTTCGTCCTGACCACCGACCCACCGGTATTACCGACCGGGAAACCCAATACTGGCCAGTCTGCTCAAGAGTATATGACCAGTCTTTGGCCGCTGCTGACACGTCAGGCAAATGCGGCCAGCCGCCCGAAAAGTGGTTCGTTCATTCCGCTGCCAAAGCCTTACGTCGTATCCAACAGCCGCGCTGCTGAGCTAACCTACTGGGATAGTTATTTTACTATGCTTGGTCTGCAGGCCTCGGGGCAGACCATGCTCATCCGGAACCTGATTGATAATTTTGCGTACCTCATTCGAACATTCGGGTTCGTGCCGGCTAGCAACCGGACGTATGCCTTGAGTCGGTCGCAGCCACCCGTGTTTGCATTGATGGTGAGTTTGCTGAGCGAGGTGCAGGGCCGCCGGATCGTGCTGAAGTATCTGCCTGAGCTGCAACTGGAATACAATTTCTGGATGGATGGCCGAACCCGACTGACGGCCCGCAACCCAGCGTACCGGCGCGTGGCGCGGCTGGCCGAGGGCGTGTATCTGAACCGATACTATGACGATTGGGACACGCCCCGCCCCGAAGCTTACCGCGAGGACGTAGAGCTGACCAGAAAACTGAAAGACAAGGAAGTTCCGCTGTTCTACCGCAATCTCCGGGCTGGGGCGGAGTCGGGCTGGGCGTTTAGCAGCCGGTGGCTGAAAGACGGAAAAAACCTGCGCTCAATTCGTACCACCGATCTGATTCCGGTAGACCTGAACTGTCTGCTGCTGATTCTGGAGCGGACTCTGGCTGAGGGCTACCGACTTAAGGGAGACACGCGCCGTATGCGGATGTACCAGATTCTGGCCCGGCAGCGGCATGATGCCATTCAGCGGTACTGCTGGAGCGACCGGCGCCGGTTTTATTTCGACTACGATTTTGTGGCGAAAAAGCCTGCGACGATTTACTCGGCAGCCGCTGTTCTGCCGCTATTCGTCAAAATTACGACACCCGAACAGGCGCAGCACGTCGGTCAGACGTTGGAGCGGGAGTTTCTGAAAGCCGGTGGCCTGATGGCTACCACGACTACCCGCTCCGAGCTAACCTGGGATGCGCCCAATGTCCATGCGTCGATCCAGTGGTTTGCTATTCAGGGCCTGCGCAATTACAACCTGATGGAACTGGCTAATCGAATCAAACTAAACTGGACAACAGAGAACCTGCGGTTTTACAGGGCCACAGGCACTCTGCCGAATACCTACGACGCTACAAGCTCAGGGCGTTCGACGAGCGATGAACCTCTGCCGCAAGGGTACGGCCCCACCAACGGGGTGTTGCTACGGTTATTGAAAGAAAACTGA
- the trpS gene encoding tryptophan--tRNA ligase, whose amino-acid sequence MARILTGIQSSGRPHLGNILGAIKPAIDLSKQPGNESFLFIADLHSLTTIKDGPMRREFTRAVAATWLAFGLDTTKNTFWRQSRVVEHTELAWHLCCFTPFPMLNNATSFKEKADKLSDVNAGLFVYPVLQAADILLYDAEIIPVGKDQRQHIEMTRDIASAFNRQYNEDVFVLPEARIDDRLMTIPGIDGQKMSKSYNNYIDIFLPANELYKVIKKIKSDSTPLDEPKNPDTDITFQIYSLLASDEQTGEMRRLYEGGNYGYGTAKKALYELIIEQYAPVRERFDYYMANNDALETELRTGEEKASAIARRTLARVREKLGYN is encoded by the coding sequence ATGGCACGGATTTTAACCGGCATTCAGAGCAGCGGGCGTCCGCACCTGGGCAACATTCTGGGGGCAATCAAACCCGCCATTGACTTATCCAAACAGCCCGGCAACGAGTCGTTTCTGTTTATTGCGGATCTGCATTCGCTGACGACGATCAAAGACGGACCGATGCGTCGGGAGTTTACGCGGGCAGTGGCCGCTACCTGGCTGGCGTTTGGTCTGGACACAACCAAAAACACCTTCTGGCGACAGTCGCGGGTCGTGGAGCATACCGAACTGGCCTGGCACCTGTGCTGCTTTACGCCCTTTCCAATGCTCAACAACGCAACCTCATTCAAGGAAAAGGCTGATAAGCTGTCGGATGTAAACGCGGGTTTGTTTGTTTATCCGGTTCTGCAGGCCGCCGACATTCTGCTGTACGACGCCGAAATCATTCCCGTTGGTAAGGATCAGCGACAGCACATCGAAATGACCCGCGACATTGCCAGTGCGTTCAACCGGCAGTATAACGAAGACGTGTTTGTGCTGCCCGAAGCCCGGATCGACGACCGGCTGATGACCATTCCAGGCATCGACGGGCAGAAAATGAGCAAGTCGTATAACAATTATATCGACATCTTCCTGCCCGCCAACGAGTTGTATAAAGTGATCAAAAAGATCAAATCCGACTCGACACCCCTGGATGAGCCCAAGAATCCGGATACCGACATTACGTTCCAGATTTATTCGCTGTTGGCATCGGACGAGCAGACAGGTGAAATGCGACGGTTATACGAAGGCGGTAACTATGGCTACGGAACGGCCAAAAAAGCGCTTTATGAACTTATCATCGAACAGTATGCCCCGGTTCGCGAACGCTTCGATTACTATATGGCCAACAACGACGCCCTTGAAACCGAGCTTCGGACGGGCGAAGAAAAAGCCAGCGCGATAGCCCGACGAACGCTGGCGCGCGTGCGGGAAAAACTAGGGTATAATTAA
- a CDS encoding NADP-dependent malic enzyme has product MQQKIRREDALDYHAKGRPGKLEVIPTKEYNTQRDLSLAYSPGVAEPCLAIEANPEDVYKYTAKGNLVAVISNGTAVLGLGDIGPEAGKPVMEGKGLLFKIYADIDVFDIELNTKDVDEFVRTVKILEPTFGGVNLEDIKAPECFEIEERLKKELNIPIMHDDQHGTAIISGAALLNALELVGKNIADVKFVVNGAGASAISCSKLYLALGAKIENFVMCDSKGVIRADRTDLDERKAQFATSRDLNSLEEAFVGADVFIGLSKGNVVSQDMVRSMANDAIVFAMANPTPEISYEDATSARPDIIMATGRSDYPNQVNNVLGFPYIFRGALDIRATEINEAMKLAATYALADLAKKTVPDLVNLAYGEANLMFGRTYIIPKPVDPRLLATVAPAVAKAAMDSGVARQPITDWEAYETQLARRLGQDNQISRVILTKAKSDPKRVVFADAENPKVLKAAQQVRDEGIAFPILLGDKANVQQLIAENSLDMGDVPIIDPRSPEQDALIQRFGDLYFQKRQRKGVNATEARKQMYYRNYFGAMMVETGEADALISGLTRNYPDTIRPALQVIGKQKGVQKVAGMYILLTKRGPLFFSDTTVNFNPTAEEIVEITEMTARAVERFNIKPRIALVTYSNFGSAKGEDAEKMNQAVMTLQQKHPDMIVDGEIQAHLGFNTELLRQNYPFSKLVEEGANTFIFPNLSAANIAYNLMSEAAGFDTIGPILLGIHKPVYVLQLGSSEREIVNMVAIAVVEAQGK; this is encoded by the coding sequence ATGCAACAGAAAATCCGGCGCGAAGACGCCCTCGACTACCACGCGAAGGGACGTCCCGGCAAACTTGAAGTCATTCCAACCAAAGAATACAATACTCAACGCGACCTCTCGCTGGCGTATTCGCCGGGTGTTGCCGAGCCGTGTCTGGCCATTGAAGCCAATCCGGAAGATGTGTATAAATACACGGCCAAGGGCAATCTGGTGGCCGTTATCAGCAATGGCACGGCCGTTCTGGGTCTGGGCGACATCGGCCCCGAAGCGGGTAAGCCCGTCATGGAGGGCAAAGGACTGCTGTTCAAGATTTACGCCGACATCGACGTGTTCGACATCGAACTGAACACCAAGGACGTCGATGAATTCGTTCGTACGGTCAAGATTCTGGAACCTACGTTCGGTGGAGTGAACCTGGAGGACATCAAAGCGCCCGAGTGCTTCGAGATTGAGGAGCGGCTCAAAAAAGAGCTGAACATCCCGATTATGCACGACGACCAGCACGGAACGGCCATTATCTCCGGTGCGGCCCTGCTGAACGCCCTCGAACTGGTTGGTAAAAACATCGCCGACGTTAAGTTCGTAGTCAACGGTGCGGGCGCTTCGGCCATCTCCTGCTCCAAGCTGTATCTGGCACTGGGCGCGAAGATCGAAAACTTCGTCATGTGCGACAGCAAAGGGGTGATTCGGGCCGACCGAACGGACCTTGACGAGCGGAAAGCACAGTTCGCCACCAGCCGCGATCTCAATTCGCTCGAAGAAGCCTTTGTCGGGGCCGACGTATTCATTGGGTTGTCGAAAGGCAACGTCGTCAGCCAGGATATGGTCCGCTCGATGGCGAATGATGCCATTGTGTTTGCGATGGCCAACCCCACGCCCGAAATCAGTTACGAAGATGCTACGTCAGCCCGGCCCGACATCATCATGGCAACGGGCCGCTCCGATTACCCCAACCAGGTCAACAACGTACTTGGTTTTCCGTATATCTTCCGGGGAGCGCTCGATATCCGGGCGACGGAAATTAACGAAGCGATGAAGCTTGCGGCTACCTACGCGCTGGCCGATCTGGCGAAAAAAACCGTTCCTGATCTGGTTAACCTTGCTTACGGCGAAGCCAATCTAATGTTTGGCCGGACGTATATCATCCCCAAACCCGTTGACCCGCGTTTGCTGGCCACTGTAGCCCCGGCAGTGGCTAAAGCCGCCATGGACTCGGGCGTGGCCCGGCAGCCCATAACCGACTGGGAAGCTTACGAAACCCAACTCGCCCGGCGACTAGGACAGGATAATCAGATTTCGCGGGTAATTCTGACGAAGGCCAAATCGGATCCCAAACGGGTTGTCTTCGCCGACGCCGAAAACCCAAAGGTGCTGAAAGCTGCGCAGCAGGTGCGCGATGAAGGGATTGCCTTCCCGATTCTGCTCGGCGATAAGGCCAACGTACAGCAACTCATCGCCGAGAACAGTCTGGACATGGGCGATGTACCGATCATTGACCCGCGGTCACCGGAGCAGGATGCGCTGATTCAGCGGTTCGGCGATCTGTATTTCCAGAAGCGGCAGCGTAAAGGCGTCAACGCCACCGAGGCCCGCAAGCAGATGTACTACCGCAACTATTTCGGGGCCATGATGGTCGAAACCGGCGAAGCCGATGCCCTGATCTCGGGTCTGACCCGAAATTACCCCGATACGATCCGGCCAGCCCTGCAGGTGATCGGCAAACAGAAAGGCGTTCAGAAAGTGGCGGGTATGTATATCCTGCTGACCAAGCGCGGACCGCTTTTCTTCTCCGACACGACCGTCAATTTCAACCCAACGGCGGAGGAAATTGTGGAGATTACTGAAATGACTGCCCGCGCCGTCGAGCGGTTCAACATCAAGCCCCGCATCGCACTGGTGACGTATTCGAACTTCGGCAGTGCTAAAGGTGAAGACGCCGAAAAGATGAACCAGGCCGTTATGACGCTCCAGCAGAAACACCCCGACATGATCGTGGACGGCGAGATTCAGGCGCACCTCGGCTTTAATACCGAGCTGTTACGGCAGAATTATCCCTTCAGCAAGCTGGTCGAGGAAGGGGCCAATACGTTTATTTTCCCCAACCTGTCGGCGGCCAACATTGCTTACAACCTCATGAGCGAAGCAGCCGGCTTCGATACGATCGGCCCGATTCTGCTGGGTATTCATAAGCCTGTGTATGTGTTGCAGCTCGGTTCGTCGGAGCGCGAAATCGTCAACATGGTCGCCATTGCGGTGGTCGAGGCACAGGGAAAATAG
- a CDS encoding DUF3098 domain-containing protein, translated as MAKDKPYGSTTLTREDPAQKTTSATPAASSAKPAPVRSSVADSEPNRRTNSREVALPFGRKNYTLMLIGIGVILAGFFIMSLDKEEFGFGFLGLTLGPIVVMSGFILEFFAILARPKA; from the coding sequence ATGGCAAAAGACAAACCATATGGCTCGACCACGCTGACGCGCGAGGACCCTGCTCAGAAAACGACGTCGGCTACTCCAGCCGCGTCGTCTGCCAAACCCGCCCCCGTGCGGTCGTCGGTTGCCGATTCTGAACCGAACCGGCGGACCAATTCACGTGAAGTTGCGCTGCCCTTCGGTCGGAAGAATTATACGCTGATGCTGATTGGCATCGGGGTTATTCTGGCCGGTTTTTTCATCATGAGTCTCGACAAAGAAGAATTTGGCTTCGGTTTTCTGGGCCTGACTCTTGGCCCAATTGTGGTCATGAGTGGCTTCATTCTGGAGTTTTTCGCCATTCTAGCCCGACCCAAGGCGTAA
- a CDS encoding cell division protein FtsX, with translation MARKKKKVGTYPSGMILFSLTLALFLVGFCGMLAIQSKRLVTYIRENYEMRAFLDKDLDTRKLTRLQRTIAERPYILKTSDSAQISFVPKDVAAKEFIAETKEDFSKFLGENPLRDSYRIKLNEEYFEETKLQQVKEDLEQIDGVFEVVYQENLVDNINRNITKIYAVMSAFALILLIIIVVLMNNTIRLALHSQRMLIRSMQLVGATNGFITRPFLARGIWQGFLAGVIAVALLLAALQLAIRNLPELAMFQDPEKLAMLMAGIVGLGVIIGFLSTYQAVNRYLGLSLDELY, from the coding sequence ATGGCTCGTAAAAAAAAGAAAGTAGGTACGTACCCCAGCGGCATGATTTTGTTTAGTCTGACGCTGGCGCTGTTTTTAGTTGGTTTCTGCGGGATGCTGGCCATTCAGTCCAAAAGACTAGTCACCTATATCCGTGAGAACTACGAAATGCGGGCGTTTCTGGATAAGGACCTCGACACCCGGAAGCTGACCAGGCTGCAGCGGACCATTGCCGAACGGCCCTATATCCTAAAAACCAGCGACTCCGCTCAGATTAGCTTTGTACCTAAGGACGTAGCCGCCAAAGAGTTCATTGCCGAAACGAAAGAAGACTTTTCGAAGTTTCTGGGCGAAAACCCACTGCGCGACAGCTACCGGATCAAGCTCAACGAAGAGTATTTTGAGGAAACGAAACTGCAGCAGGTAAAAGAAGACCTGGAACAGATAGACGGCGTATTTGAGGTAGTGTATCAGGAAAATCTGGTGGACAACATTAATCGGAACATTACAAAAATCTACGCGGTTATGTCGGCCTTTGCGCTGATTCTGCTGATAATTATTGTCGTTCTGATGAACAATACGATCCGACTGGCGCTGCATTCCCAGCGGATGCTGATCCGAAGTATGCAGCTGGTTGGCGCAACAAACGGCTTTATCACACGCCCTTTTCTGGCGCGGGGGATCTGGCAGGGGTTTCTGGCTGGGGTGATTGCCGTAGCGCTTCTGCTGGCGGCCCTGCAACTCGCCATTCGCAATCTGCCCGAACTGGCGATGTTTCAGGACCCCGAAAAACTGGCTATGCTGATGGCAGGCATCGTTGGATTAGGGGTTATCATTGGCTTTTTAAGCACGTATCAGGCTGTAAACCGGTACCTCGGCCTGAGCCTGGACGAATTATACTAA
- a CDS encoding undecaprenyl-diphosphate phosphatase, whose amino-acid sequence MDLIHAIALAIIEGLTEFLPVSSTGHMIIYSSLAGIAGNEFTKLYTVDVQFGCILSVLVLYHRRFLTDTRTGDVPLPDWVMRLPQRFQRLADFYVKILIAFLPAAVIGFLLNDFIDSLLEDVRVVAISLLLGGIVLVFIDRIANRQTKDRDVTAPDALKIGFFQCIAMIPGVSRSAATIIGGMFQGLTRTQAAEFSFFLAVPTMAAASGYKLLKTYKLLQPADYQTLLIGNAIAFVVGLLAIRGFVGFLTRYGFKVFGYYRIALGLLLLGLVAAGVKLDVL is encoded by the coding sequence ATGGACCTGATTCACGCTATTGCGCTGGCCATCATTGAGGGGCTGACCGAGTTTTTACCGGTTTCCTCGACGGGCCACATGATTATCTACTCCTCGCTGGCTGGTATTGCCGGCAATGAATTCACCAAACTCTACACCGTCGACGTTCAGTTCGGCTGCATTCTGTCGGTGCTGGTGCTGTATCACCGCCGATTCCTGACCGACACCCGTACGGGCGACGTGCCCCTGCCAGACTGGGTGATGCGCCTGCCCCAGCGCTTTCAGCGGCTGGCCGACTTCTACGTCAAGATTCTGATTGCGTTTCTGCCGGCGGCCGTCATTGGTTTTCTCCTGAACGACTTTATTGATTCATTGCTTGAGGATGTTCGGGTTGTGGCCATAAGCCTTCTGCTGGGCGGTATTGTGCTGGTGTTCATTGACCGCATTGCCAACCGCCAGACTAAAGACCGTGACGTAACGGCTCCTGATGCGCTCAAAATCGGTTTTTTCCAGTGTATTGCCATGATTCCCGGCGTATCGCGGTCAGCCGCTACGATCATTGGCGGCATGTTTCAGGGGCTGACGCGGACGCAGGCGGCTGAATTTTCGTTCTTCCTGGCCGTACCGACCATGGCAGCAGCCTCGGGCTACAAACTCCTTAAGACATATAAACTACTCCAACCCGCCGATTACCAGACGCTCCTGATCGGCAACGCGATTGCCTTTGTAGTTGGTCTGCTCGCCATTCGGGGATTTGTGGGTTTCCTGACCCGTTACGGCTTCAAGGTATTCGGTTATTACCGGATCGCGCTGGGGTTGCTGCTGCTGGGCCTGGTAGCCGCCGGGGTTAAGTTGGACGTATTATAA
- a CDS encoding bifunctional riboflavin kinase/FAD synthetase, translating to MMVHYGLDDLQPLPYAVVTSGTFDGVHRGHQTILARLTEVARTNGGQSVLITYWPHPRTVVSNDSQNLKLLTTLDEKIELLEQAGVDHLVVIPFTRSFSQLTSEEYIRQILIEKIGTQKLVIGYDHRFGRDREGGFDYIKAHQAEYGFGVEEIPRQDVEAVGVSSSKIRAALNEGYVQIANRFLGRPYSLTGTIVKGQQLGRTIGFPTANMQVDDPIKLIPANGVYAVFVLHGGQTYGGMLNIGFRPTVAGTHQTIETYIFDFDKEIYGEHMTLEFYEFLRPEKKFDGLPALVNQLKRDDLSARIALATASR from the coding sequence ATGATGGTTCATTACGGTCTTGACGACCTTCAGCCCCTCCCCTATGCCGTTGTCACAAGCGGCACCTTCGACGGCGTTCACCGGGGTCACCAGACGATTCTGGCGCGCCTGACCGAAGTCGCCAGAACCAACGGCGGGCAATCGGTTCTGATTACTTACTGGCCGCATCCGCGCACAGTCGTCTCCAACGATAGCCAGAATTTAAAGCTGCTGACGACCCTGGACGAAAAAATAGAGCTGCTGGAACAGGCCGGCGTCGATCATCTGGTGGTAATTCCCTTCACACGGTCGTTTTCACAGTTAACATCCGAGGAATATATCCGCCAGATCCTGATTGAGAAAATTGGCACTCAGAAACTGGTGATCGGCTACGACCACCGCTTTGGCCGCGACCGCGAGGGCGGGTTCGACTACATCAAGGCGCACCAGGCTGAATATGGGTTTGGGGTTGAAGAAATTCCTCGTCAGGACGTAGAAGCCGTGGGCGTAAGTTCATCGAAAATTCGGGCCGCCCTGAACGAAGGTTATGTTCAGATTGCGAACCGGTTTCTGGGGCGTCCCTATAGCCTGACCGGAACGATCGTGAAAGGCCAGCAGCTTGGCCGCACGATTGGTTTTCCGACGGCCAACATGCAGGTCGACGATCCCATTAAGCTCATCCCCGCCAATGGCGTCTATGCGGTATTTGTGTTGCATGGAGGCCAGACGTATGGCGGCATGTTAAACATCGGCTTTCGCCCGACGGTGGCGGGTACGCATCAAACCATCGAAACCTATATTTTCGATTTCGACAAGGAGATTTATGGCGAACATATGACGCTCGAGTTCTATGAGTTCTTACGTCCCGAAAAAAAATTTGATGGTTTACCGGCCCTGGTCAACCAGTTAAAGCGTGACGATCTGTCGGCGCGGATTGCGCTGGCGACAGCGAGCAGATAA
- a CDS encoding SPW repeat domain-containing protein, with protein sequence MRFIPTNVHGVLDYVSGGLFLASPWLFGFADKPAAKWVPVAAGSAALSSSLFTDYELGAIRKIPMPAHLALDVAEGVMLATSPWLFGFAKKVYMPHLLFGVFAIGAGLLTKTSPED encoded by the coding sequence ATGCGCTTCATCCCTACCAACGTCCACGGCGTCCTGGATTACGTCAGTGGCGGTTTATTTCTGGCTTCGCCCTGGCTATTTGGCTTTGCCGATAAACCAGCCGCTAAGTGGGTTCCGGTGGCTGCGGGCAGCGCGGCCCTTTCCTCCTCGCTGTTCACGGATTATGAACTGGGTGCCATCCGAAAAATACCCATGCCTGCTCATCTGGCCTTAGACGTAGCCGAGGGCGTTATGCTAGCCACGTCACCCTGGCTGTTTGGTTTCGCCAAAAAAGTATATATGCCTCATCTCCTGTTTGGCGTTTTTGCCATTGGCGCCGGGCTATTAACCAAAACAAGCCCGGAAGACTGA